Part of the Thiovulum sp. ES genome is shown below.
CTTCGATGTAATTTGCAATTGTTGGAATGTCATATTTGTTTGCGATAAGTTGGCTCTCTTCAGGAGTATCCACACCGTAAAAACATGGGTGAGTTGTTGGTGGAGAACTAATTCGCATATGAACCTCTTTTGCTCCAGCCTCTTTCAACATTCGGATGATTTGCCGTGAAGTTGTTCCCCGAACAATCGAATCATCAACAACAATAACTCTTTTTCCGCTAATAACATCTTTCATCGCTGAAAGTTTCATTTTCACTTTTAAATCTCGAATTTCTTGAGTTGGCTCAATAAAAGTTCGCCCAACATAGTGATTTCTCACAATTGCCATATTAAAAGGAATTCCACTCTCTTCAGCATAGCCAAGAGCAGAAGGAACACCACCATCTGGAACAGGAACAACCATATCTGCCTCAACTGGATTCTCTTTAGCAAGAGTTCGTCCCATCTCTTTTCGGAGAGAATAGACATTTTTACCAAAAACTGTGCTGTCTGGTCTGGCAAAATAGACATATTCAAAAATACAGTGGTGCGGATTTGGTTCAAAAACCTGAATCGATTTTGGAGCTTTTCCCTCTTCAAAAATAAGTAATTCACCAGGTCTCACATCTCGAATATAACTAGCTCCAACTAAATCAAAAGCAGAAGTTTCAGATGCAACAATATATCCATCTCCATTTTCACCTTTCAGTCGTCCGAGTGAAAGAGGTCGGAAACCTTGCCGATCCCGAACAGCAAACATTTTGTTTTCATTTGAGAAGATAAGAGAATATGCACCTTCAACTTGTTTAACTCCGTCAATAATTCGATCAAGAATATCTTTTTTAGAACTTTTAGCGATGAGGTGAATCAGGTTTTCCGTATCCATATGAGTTTGGAAAATTGCACCTTTTTCAATAAGTTGATTTCGGACTGTTTTTGCATTTGTGAAATT
Proteins encoded:
- a CDS encoding amidophosphoribosyltransferase (PFAM: Phosphoribosyl transferase domain; Glutamine amidotransferases class-II~TIGRFAM: amidophosphoribosyltransferase); the protein is MLDNLNEKCAVVGVFNHSSASKMAYFSLFSMQHRGQEAAGISSSDGNRMHTIKDRGLVTQVFDDQKISTLKGGIAIGHTRYSTAGDDSILDAQPVYARYDLGEMGIVHNGNFTNAKTVRNQLIEKGAIFQTHMDTENLIHLIAKSSKKDILDRIIDGVKQVEGAYSLIFSNENKMFAVRDRQGFRPLSLGRLKGENGDGYIVASETSAFDLVGASYIRDVRPGELLIFEEGKAPKSIQVFEPNPHHCIFEYVYFARPDSTVFGKNVYSLRKEMGRTLAKENPVEADMVVPVPDGGVPSALGYAEESGIPFNMAIVRNHYVGRTFIEPTQEIRDLKVKMKLSAMKDVISGKRVIVVDDSIVRGTTSRQIIRMLKEAGAKEVHMRISSPPTTHPCFYGVDTPEESQLIANKYDIPTIANYIEADSLGYISNEGLLNSCGRDLNYCTSCFDGKYIIEPEKI